The proteins below come from a single Elusimicrobiales bacterium genomic window:
- the tdh gene encoding L-threonine 3-dehydrogenase, whose product MKALVKSRSERGIWLEDVPEPQISETEVLIKIRKTAICGTDAHIYEWNDWAKKTIPVPMHVGHEFAGEVAALGKAVRGLSVGQRVSGEGHIVCGHCRNCRAGQRHLCINTKGTGVNRPGCFAQYLAMPAGNVFPLPDDISDDEAAIFDPFGNAAHTALSHDVVGEDVLITGAGPIGIMAAAIARHIGARHVVITDISDYRLALAKKLGVEKVVDARRQTLEEVMRELKMTEGFDIGMEMSGSPAAFNDMLGATRMGGKIALLGILPDNTQIPWGQMIFKGLRLKCIYGREMFETWYKMTAMLQSGLDIKPVITHRFPMKDYREAFELMCSGQSGKIILDWTSV is encoded by the coding sequence ATGAAAGCTCTTGTCAAAAGCAGATCCGAACGCGGCATCTGGCTGGAAGACGTGCCGGAGCCTCAAATAAGTGAAACCGAAGTCCTTATTAAAATAAGAAAAACCGCAATCTGCGGCACCGACGCCCATATTTACGAGTGGAACGACTGGGCAAAGAAAACCATTCCAGTCCCCATGCACGTGGGCCACGAATTCGCCGGCGAGGTGGCCGCCCTGGGCAAAGCCGTGCGCGGCCTCTCCGTGGGACAACGCGTTTCCGGCGAGGGGCATATAGTCTGCGGCCACTGCCGCAACTGCCGCGCCGGACAGCGGCATTTGTGCATCAACACCAAAGGCACCGGTGTGAACCGCCCCGGCTGTTTCGCGCAATACCTGGCGATGCCCGCCGGCAACGTATTCCCCCTGCCCGACGACATTTCCGACGACGAGGCCGCCATTTTCGACCCGTTCGGCAATGCCGCGCACACGGCGCTTTCCCATGATGTGGTGGGCGAAGACGTGCTTATAACCGGCGCAGGCCCCATAGGCATAATGGCCGCCGCCATAGCGCGGCACATAGGCGCAAGACATGTGGTCATCACCGATATAAGCGACTACCGGCTGGCGCTGGCGAAAAAGCTGGGCGTGGAAAAGGTCGTGGACGCGCGCAGGCAGACGCTGGAAGAGGTCATGCGCGAGTTGAAAATGACGGAGGGGTTTGACATAGGCATGGAAATGTCCGGCAGCCCGGCGGCTTTCAACGACATGCTGGGCGCCACCCGCATGGGAGGCAAAATAGCGCTGCTTGGCATTCTGCCAGACAACACCCAAATCCCCTGGGGCCAGATGATATTCAAGGGCCTGCGGCTCAAATGCATATACGGCAGGGAAATGTTTGAAACCTGGTATAAAATGACGGCCATGCTGCAAAGCGGGCTGGACATAAAACCCGTAATCACCCACCGCTTCCCGATGAAGGATTACCGGGAGGCATTTGAACTGATGTGTTCCGGCCAGTCGGGGAAAATAATACTGGACTGGACGTCCGTGTAG
- a CDS encoding FKBP-type peptidyl-prolyl cis-trans isomerase — MPDNEMTTKSGLRYAETKPGDGEMPSRGKKVTVHYTGTFADGRKFDSSLDRKCPFEFVIGMGQVIKGWDEGVMTMKTGGKRRLYIPSALAYGKRGAGSVIPPDTDLVFDVELLKVEDADCF; from the coding sequence ATGCCCGACAATGAAATGACCACCAAATCCGGCCTGCGCTATGCTGAGACAAAGCCCGGCGACGGCGAAATGCCCTCCCGCGGCAAAAAAGTCACGGTCCATTACACCGGCACGTTCGCCGACGGCAGGAAATTTGACAGCTCACTTGACCGCAAATGCCCGTTTGAATTCGTAATCGGCATGGGCCAGGTCATAAAAGGCTGGGACGAAGGCGTCATGACCATGAAAACCGGAGGCAAAAGGCGGCTTTACATCCCCTCTGCGCTGGCTTACGGAAAACGCGGCGCGGGCAGCGTCATTCCGCCGGACACCGACCTTGTTTTCGACGTGGAGCTGCTGAAGGTGGAGGACGCCGATTGCTTCTGA
- the uvrB gene encoding excinuclease ABC subunit UvrB codes for MLLKLSAPFAPSGGQPAAIETLCRNISSGRRDNVLLGVTGSGKTYTMACVMERLQKPALVISPNKVLAAQLYAEFRSFFPENAVEYFISYYDYYQPEAYVPQTDTYIEKDSAINEHIDKLRLKATTSLLTRRDTVVVASVSCIYNIGSPESYAQMRVPFAKGAAASRVELSARLVQIHYERNEAEFSAGKFRLRGGALDIFPPYSQNALRVVVEGGAIASIHEMNPLTGDLLSELGEALVYPAKHFVATKDGVERAVSAIRAELKGRLAELKSDGKLLEAQRLEQRTGYDIEMLEQMGWCSGVENYSRHLDGRSPGQRPLSLLDYFRSGDFLVFIDESHVTVPQIRGMHEGDRSRKQTLVDFGFRLPSALDNRPLKFSEFESLLPPTVYVSATPGPYELEKTCGAQGKAGFAACSGKDGVAEQIIRPTGLADPPVSVYPAKGQIQHLSEKIKERAAKGERTLVLALTKKTAEDLSAYLASKGVRARYLHSDIETLERIEILNALRKGEFDALVGINLLREGLDVPEVSLVAILEADNEGFLRSETTLIQIAGRAARHAGGEVALYADRRTGSMDRALAEMSRRREIQLAYNKAHGITPRTIIKAARELEELRQDSRRAGLDALNGFEKENITPENLPKLAASMESQMRHAADNLDFELAAQLRDRLFELRDMAVKPAAKSKSRRKR; via the coding sequence TTGCTTCTGAAGCTCTCCGCCCCGTTTGCTCCCTCCGGCGGCCAGCCGGCGGCTATAGAGACGCTTTGCCGCAACATCTCCTCCGGCAGGCGCGACAATGTGCTGCTGGGCGTAACCGGCTCCGGCAAGACCTATACCATGGCCTGCGTGATGGAGCGGCTGCAAAAACCCGCGCTGGTCATCTCGCCCAACAAGGTGCTGGCCGCCCAGCTTTATGCCGAGTTCAGGAGTTTTTTCCCCGAAAACGCGGTGGAGTATTTCATCTCCTACTACGACTATTACCAGCCGGAGGCCTATGTCCCGCAGACCGACACCTATATTGAAAAAGACTCCGCCATCAACGAGCATATAGACAAGCTGCGGCTCAAGGCTACAACCTCGCTGCTGACACGGCGGGACACGGTGGTGGTGGCGTCGGTTTCCTGCATTTACAATATCGGCTCGCCGGAGAGTTATGCGCAGATGCGAGTGCCTTTCGCAAAAGGCGCGGCCGCTTCCCGCGTGGAACTCTCGGCCAGGCTGGTGCAGATTCATTATGAGCGCAACGAGGCGGAATTCTCCGCCGGAAAATTCCGGCTGCGCGGCGGCGCGCTGGACATATTCCCGCCCTATTCGCAGAATGCGCTGCGCGTGGTTGTGGAGGGCGGCGCCATCGCCTCAATCCATGAAATGAATCCGCTGACGGGCGACCTGCTCTCGGAGCTTGGCGAGGCGCTGGTTTACCCCGCAAAACATTTTGTCGCCACAAAAGACGGGGTGGAGCGCGCCGTGTCCGCCATACGCGCCGAACTAAAAGGCCGGCTGGCGGAGCTTAAATCCGACGGCAAACTGCTGGAGGCCCAGCGGCTGGAGCAGCGCACCGGATACGACATTGAAATGCTGGAGCAGATGGGCTGGTGTTCGGGGGTGGAGAATTATTCGCGCCATCTTGACGGACGCTCCCCGGGGCAGAGGCCGCTTTCGCTGCTGGACTATTTCCGGTCCGGCGATTTTCTTGTTTTCATAGACGAATCGCATGTAACCGTGCCGCAAATACGCGGGATGCACGAGGGCGACCGCTCCCGCAAGCAGACTCTGGTTGACTTCGGCTTCCGGCTGCCGTCCGCTTTGGACAACAGGCCGCTTAAATTCTCCGAATTTGAATCCCTGCTTCCGCCGACGGTGTATGTTTCCGCCACACCCGGGCCTTATGAACTGGAAAAAACCTGCGGCGCGCAGGGTAAAGCCGGTTTTGCCGCCTGCTCCGGCAAGGACGGCGTGGCCGAGCAGATAATACGCCCCACCGGCCTTGCGGATCCGCCGGTGTCGGTGTATCCGGCAAAGGGCCAGATTCAGCATTTGTCGGAAAAGATAAAAGAGCGCGCCGCAAAAGGCGAACGCACTCTGGTGCTGGCTTTGACTAAAAAGACCGCGGAGGATTTGTCGGCCTATCTTGCGTCCAAAGGCGTCAGGGCCCGCTACCTGCATTCCGACATAGAGACGCTGGAGCGCATAGAGATTCTCAACGCGCTGCGCAAGGGCGAGTTTGACGCGCTGGTGGGAATCAATCTGCTGCGCGAGGGGCTGGACGTGCCGGAAGTCTCGCTTGTGGCCATACTGGAGGCAGACAACGAGGGATTTCTGCGCAGCGAGACCACTCTTATCCAGATAGCGGGCCGCGCCGCCCGCCATGCCGGAGGCGAAGTGGCATTGTATGCGGACAGGCGCACCGGCTCCATGGACCGCGCCCTTGCCGAAATGTCGCGCCGGCGGGAAATTCAGCTTGCCTATAACAAGGCGCACGGCATAACGCCCCGGACCATAATAAAAGCCGCGCGCGAGCTTGAGGAGCTGCGGCAGGATTCCCGCCGGGCCGGGCTGGACGCGCTGAACGGTTTTGAGAAGGAAAACATCACGCCCGAAAACCTGCCTAAGCTGGCGGCAAGCATGGAATCCCAGATGCGCCATGCCGCCGACAATCTGGATTTTGAGCTGGCCGCGCAATTGCGCGACAGGC